One genomic segment of Actinoplanes ianthinogenes includes these proteins:
- the mce gene encoding methylmalonyl-CoA epimerase: MTDHTSSATHPENVTFSGVELLRIDHVGIAVPDLDEAIRFYQENLGLRCVHQETNDEQGVREAMLAVGDGAGPRVQLLAPARPDSAIAKFLDRSGPGLQQLAYTVADVEAAADALRARGMRLLYDTPKRGTAGSRINFVHPKDAGGVLVELVEPAEPVHRSGESA, from the coding sequence ATGACGGACCACACATCGAGTGCCACCCATCCCGAGAATGTCACATTCTCCGGGGTCGAATTGCTCCGGATCGACCATGTCGGTATCGCGGTGCCCGACTTGGACGAGGCAATCCGGTTCTACCAGGAGAATCTGGGTTTGCGCTGTGTGCACCAAGAGACCAATGACGAACAGGGCGTCCGGGAAGCGATGCTCGCCGTGGGCGACGGCGCCGGTCCCCGGGTCCAGTTGCTCGCCCCGGCACGGCCCGACTCGGCGATCGCGAAGTTCCTCGATCGCAGCGGTCCCGGCCTTCAGCAACTCGCCTACACGGTGGCCGACGTCGAGGCGGCGGCCGACGCGTTGCGGGCGCGCGGCATGCGACTGCTCTACGACACCCCGAAACGCGGCACCGCGGGCTCCCGGATCAATTTCGTTCATCCGAAGGACGCCGGCGGGGTGCTCGTCGAGTTGGTGGAGCCCGCCGAACCGGTACACCGGTCGGGTGAATCAGCCTGA
- a CDS encoding SDR family NAD(P)-dependent oxidoreductase, with protein MAVTWGFDDMPDQSGRTVVVTGASSGLGLILTEQLARRGASVIMAVRDAAKADRVRAGLTGAIEVRQVDLGDLDSVRRFADRMHADGRALDVLVNSAGIGAQRREIGPQGYERVFATNHLGAFALTGLLLDLFRPDRDPRIVAVTSNFYKRIKVRDPFTDLTASRRFSPGRVYTESKLANILFGTELDRRLRAAGSPVRAYVAHPGMATTPMHDTARGFAQRAFLMIATGLLARTAEQGTLPLAFAATAAQARTGVALGPGVRKTDLRVHFDPVAAPADDPALAAELWRISEEATGVRYLSEPVPAGGR; from the coding sequence ATGGCTGTGACCTGGGGATTCGACGACATGCCCGACCAGAGCGGGCGGACCGTGGTGGTGACCGGCGCCAGCAGCGGGCTGGGCCTGATCCTGACCGAGCAGCTCGCCCGGCGCGGCGCCTCGGTGATCATGGCGGTGCGCGACGCCGCCAAGGCCGACCGGGTGCGGGCCGGGCTGACCGGGGCGATCGAGGTGCGTCAGGTGGACCTCGGCGACCTCGACTCGGTGCGGCGCTTCGCCGACCGGATGCACGCCGACGGCCGCGCGCTGGACGTGCTGGTCAACAGCGCGGGCATCGGTGCGCAGCGGCGGGAGATCGGGCCGCAGGGATACGAGCGGGTCTTCGCCACCAACCACCTCGGAGCGTTCGCGCTCACCGGGCTGCTGCTCGACCTGTTCCGGCCGGACCGCGATCCGCGGATCGTGGCGGTCACGTCCAACTTCTACAAGCGCATCAAGGTACGCGATCCGTTCACCGACCTGACCGCCTCGCGCCGCTTCTCGCCGGGCCGGGTGTACACCGAGAGCAAGCTGGCCAACATCCTCTTCGGAACCGAACTGGACCGTCGCCTGCGCGCGGCCGGCAGCCCGGTGCGTGCCTACGTCGCCCACCCGGGGATGGCGACCACGCCGATGCACGACACCGCGCGGGGATTCGCCCAGCGGGCGTTCCTGATGATCGCCACCGGCCTGCTGGCGCGCACCGCCGAGCAGGGCACCCTGCCGCTGGCGTTCGCCGCGACCGCGGCGCAGGCGCGGACCGGCGTCGCCCTCGGCCCGGGCGTCCGGAAAACGGATCTCCGGGTGCATTTCGACCCGGTGGCGGCGCCCGCCGACGACCCGGCGCTCGCCGCCGAGCTCTGGCGGATCTCCGAGGAGGCGACCGGCGTCCGCTATCTCAGCGAGCCGGTCCCGGCCGGCGGTCGGTGA
- a CDS encoding penicillin-binding transpeptidase domain-containing protein, with protein MRRATAGMTTLLLLTTAGLAGCSGDDDPQDTVVAFLNGWKSGDLSKVGFVTSAGAKIAAADVLTGIQGFYGDLKDQPLAVSVAGDPAVSGDLATTPIDVKWTLPGNVTWDYKSTVRMTKQNSDGWQVIWEPAVLQPELEAGEKFRLRRVAAQRGTIVDANGKALVGPQEVVVIGLYPEKIKDLPSLTKSLTAAFTKIGVDVDLKNLKDRVAKADPEDFIDLVSLRRADYDKIRSSVRPLPGTVFREETRQLAPTRAFARALLGTADAATKDDLEKRPAELAVGDVVGHGGLQEKYDQQLRGAAGVSVVVSAEAADASTEEKPIFTSKPVDGKNVKVTIDTATQNAADQALAKQKQPSSLVALRISDGAVLAVANGPDPGGVNTALTGQVPPGSTYKMVSAYGLLSSGKVTADTVVECPKTRTVDGRTFKNSHDEELGKTPFHVDFAKSCNTAFVGLAPQLGADGLKQASTALGIGGTWNIGVDVFTGKVSDGASATELAAATFGQGSTAVSPIAMAAATAAVAKGAFQPPKLVLDPAPAAAGATGTLDAKAVTALRSMMREVVTGGTGTALKGVPGGEVYGKTGTAEFANGSDETHSWFIGYQGDVAFAVMVQKGGAGSEAAVPIVKDFLTTLAK; from the coding sequence ATGCGCCGCGCCACCGCCGGAATGACCACGCTGCTCCTGCTGACCACAGCGGGGCTGGCCGGGTGCTCCGGGGACGACGACCCCCAGGACACCGTCGTGGCCTTTCTCAACGGCTGGAAGAGCGGCGACCTGAGCAAAGTGGGCTTCGTCACGTCCGCCGGCGCGAAGATCGCCGCGGCCGACGTGCTGACCGGCATCCAGGGGTTCTACGGCGACCTCAAGGACCAGCCGCTCGCCGTCTCGGTGGCCGGTGACCCGGCGGTCTCCGGCGACCTCGCGACCACCCCGATCGACGTGAAGTGGACCCTGCCCGGCAACGTGACCTGGGACTACAAGTCCACCGTCCGGATGACCAAGCAGAACAGCGACGGCTGGCAGGTGATCTGGGAGCCGGCCGTGCTCCAGCCCGAGCTGGAGGCCGGTGAGAAGTTCCGGCTGCGCCGGGTGGCCGCGCAGCGCGGCACGATCGTGGACGCGAACGGCAAGGCGCTGGTCGGCCCGCAGGAGGTGGTCGTCATCGGGCTCTACCCCGAGAAGATCAAGGACCTGCCGTCGCTGACGAAGTCGCTGACCGCCGCCTTCACGAAGATCGGCGTCGACGTCGATCTCAAGAATCTCAAGGACCGGGTCGCCAAGGCCGACCCGGAGGACTTCATCGACCTGGTCAGCCTGCGCCGGGCCGACTACGACAAGATCAGATCTTCGGTACGCCCCCTGCCCGGCACCGTGTTCCGGGAGGAGACCCGTCAGCTCGCCCCGACCCGCGCGTTCGCCCGCGCCCTGCTCGGCACGGCGGACGCCGCCACCAAGGACGACCTGGAGAAACGTCCCGCCGAGCTGGCCGTCGGCGACGTGGTCGGGCACGGTGGCCTCCAGGAGAAGTACGACCAGCAGCTGCGCGGCGCGGCCGGGGTGTCCGTGGTGGTCTCCGCCGAGGCGGCCGACGCGTCGACCGAGGAGAAGCCGATCTTCACGTCCAAGCCGGTGGACGGCAAGAACGTCAAGGTCACCATCGACACCGCCACGCAGAACGCCGCCGACCAGGCGCTGGCCAAGCAGAAGCAGCCGAGTTCGCTGGTGGCGCTGCGGATCAGCGACGGCGCGGTGCTGGCGGTGGCGAACGGGCCGGACCCGGGCGGGGTGAACACCGCGCTGACCGGGCAGGTGCCGCCCGGTTCGACGTACAAGATGGTGTCCGCATACGGGCTGCTGTCGTCCGGGAAGGTCACCGCGGACACCGTGGTGGAGTGCCCGAAGACGCGGACGGTGGACGGGCGTACCTTCAAGAACTCGCACGACGAGGAACTCGGCAAGACACCGTTCCACGTCGACTTCGCCAAGTCCTGCAACACCGCGTTCGTCGGCCTGGCGCCGCAGCTGGGCGCGGACGGCCTGAAGCAGGCGTCCACGGCGCTCGGCATCGGCGGCACGTGGAACATCGGGGTCGACGTCTTCACCGGAAAGGTCTCCGACGGCGCGAGCGCGACCGAGCTGGCCGCCGCCACCTTCGGGCAGGGCAGCACCGCGGTCAGCCCGATCGCGATGGCGGCCGCCACCGCGGCGGTGGCCAAGGGCGCCTTCCAGCCACCCAAACTGGTGCTCGACCCGGCGCCGGCCGCCGCCGGCGCCACCGGCACGCTCGACGCGAAGGCGGTGACCGCGCTGCGGTCGATGATGCGCGAGGTGGTCACCGGCGGCACCGGCACCGCGCTGAAGGGCGTCCCGGGCGGCGAGGTCTACGGCAAGACCGGCACCGCCGAGTTCGCGAACGGGTCGGACGAGACGCACTCGTGGTTCATCGGATACCAGGGTGACGTGGCCTTCGCCGTGATGGTGCAGAAGGGCGGGGCCGGCTCGGAGGCGGCCGTCCCGATCGTCAAGGACTTCCTCACCACGCTGGCGAAGTAG
- a CDS encoding FAD-dependent oxidoreductase, translated as MTKEAAVIGGGIAGTAAAIALCHAGFDPVIYERHERGVADERGAFLTVAENGLAALRSLGLTPEKVLARGFATPAMALRGASGRVLAELSLGRDTLTIRRADLYAAMRAEAEAWGIPVVHGAALTRAVSGPDGVEAAFADGGRVRAELLVGADGLRSRTRQSLNAAATAPHYLGLLNAGGFTAGPVEPRLAPPPGVMQMSFGRRAFFGWATAPDGSVWWFANPPSKRPVESGSFTPEAWKAHLIELFEGDPSSPAAELIRLSGEVVGPWNTEDMGPVRVWHDDRIVLVGDAAHALAPTSGQGASQALEDAVVLGHSLRGHASIGDALAAYEKVRRPRVEKVGAHGRRGNSNKVKGPVGAVIRDAMLPVIFRLLTRNGDPQAWIFEYRLPPLPAA; from the coding sequence ATGACTAAGGAAGCTGCCGTGATCGGGGGTGGCATCGCCGGCACCGCGGCGGCCATCGCCCTGTGTCACGCCGGGTTCGACCCGGTGATCTACGAGCGTCACGAGCGCGGCGTCGCCGACGAGCGCGGCGCGTTCCTCACCGTCGCGGAGAACGGGCTGGCCGCGCTCCGCTCGCTCGGCCTGACGCCGGAGAAGGTGCTGGCCCGGGGCTTCGCGACGCCCGCCATGGCGCTGCGCGGCGCGTCCGGGCGGGTGCTCGCCGAGCTGTCGCTGGGGCGGGACACGCTGACCATCCGCCGCGCCGACCTCTACGCGGCGATGCGTGCGGAGGCTGAGGCCTGGGGCATCCCGGTCGTGCACGGCGCCGCGCTGACCCGGGCGGTGTCCGGGCCGGACGGGGTCGAGGCGGCGTTCGCCGACGGCGGGCGGGTGCGTGCCGAGTTGCTCGTCGGGGCGGACGGTCTGCGGTCGCGTACCCGGCAGTCGTTGAATGCGGCCGCGACCGCGCCGCACTACCTCGGCCTGCTCAATGCCGGCGGTTTCACCGCCGGGCCGGTGGAGCCGCGCCTGGCGCCGCCACCCGGGGTGATGCAGATGTCCTTCGGGCGGCGGGCCTTCTTCGGCTGGGCGACCGCGCCGGACGGCTCGGTCTGGTGGTTCGCGAACCCGCCGAGCAAGCGGCCGGTCGAGTCCGGCTCCTTCACCCCCGAGGCGTGGAAGGCGCACCTGATCGAGCTGTTCGAGGGGGATCCGTCGTCGCCGGCGGCGGAGCTGATCCGGCTCAGCGGCGAGGTGGTCGGGCCGTGGAACACCGAGGACATGGGCCCGGTCCGGGTCTGGCACGACGACCGGATCGTGCTGGTCGGCGACGCCGCGCACGCCCTGGCGCCGACCTCCGGGCAGGGCGCCTCGCAGGCCCTGGAGGACGCCGTCGTGCTCGGGCACAGCCTGCGCGGGCACGCGTCGATCGGCGACGCTCTGGCGGCGTACGAAAAAGTCCGTCGTCCGCGGGTGGAGAAGGTCGGCGCGCACGGGCGGCGCGGCAACAGCAACAAGGTGAAGGGGCCGGTCGGCGCGGTGATCCGGGACGCGATGCTGCCGGTGATCTTCCGGCTGCTGACCCGCAACGGCGACCCGCAGGCCTGGATCTTCGAATACCGGCTGCCGCCGCTGCCGGCGGCCTGA
- a CDS encoding tetratricopeptide repeat protein yields the protein MSDPRTTPSIFTRGAVDLSALRAPAPAKPAAPSRPAASDSAPAGAVPGTLPGLAPETIIDVTESNFQSEVLERSLSTPVILDFWADWCGPCKQLSPVLEKLAVEGQGAWVLGKVDVDANPRLAQAFRVQGIPMVLAVIGGQPVEGFTGVLSEAQVKQYIDAVLKAAGVSSGAAAPEDPRLDAADDALMVGDLDAAEAAYKKILAESPADAAAEAGLAQVGLYRRINGQDPASILSRAAADPDDLEAQRLAADVEVLSGQAEDAYARLVALVKRTSGEDRDAVRKHLLSLFAVAGPDDPAVAGARRALASALF from the coding sequence ATGAGCGACCCACGGACCACTCCGTCGATCTTCACCCGCGGCGCGGTCGATCTCAGCGCGCTGCGTGCCCCGGCGCCGGCCAAGCCGGCCGCGCCGAGCCGTCCCGCCGCTTCCGACAGCGCCCCGGCCGGTGCCGTTCCCGGCACCCTGCCGGGCCTCGCGCCGGAGACGATCATCGACGTCACCGAGAGCAATTTCCAGAGCGAGGTGCTGGAGCGCTCGCTCTCCACCCCGGTGATCCTCGACTTCTGGGCCGACTGGTGCGGGCCGTGCAAGCAGCTCTCCCCGGTGCTGGAGAAACTGGCCGTCGAGGGCCAGGGCGCCTGGGTGCTCGGCAAGGTCGATGTGGACGCCAACCCCCGGCTCGCCCAGGCGTTCCGGGTGCAGGGCATCCCGATGGTGCTCGCGGTGATCGGCGGGCAGCCGGTCGAGGGCTTCACCGGCGTGCTGTCCGAGGCGCAGGTCAAGCAGTACATCGACGCGGTGCTCAAGGCCGCCGGGGTGAGCTCCGGCGCGGCCGCGCCGGAGGACCCGCGGCTGGACGCGGCCGACGACGCCCTGATGGTGGGCGACCTGGACGCGGCCGAGGCGGCGTACAAGAAGATTCTGGCCGAGTCGCCCGCCGACGCGGCCGCCGAGGCCGGCCTCGCGCAGGTCGGGCTGTATCGGCGGATCAACGGGCAGGACCCGGCGTCGATCCTGTCCCGGGCCGCCGCCGACCCGGACGACCTGGAGGCCCAGCGGCTGGCCGCCGACGTCGAGGTGCTCAGCGGGCAGGCGGAGGACGCGTACGCGCGGCTGGTCGCTCTGGTCAAGCGGACCTCCGGCGAGGATCGTGACGCCGTACGCAAGCACCTGCTGTCGCTGTTCGCCGTGGCCGGGCCGGACGACCCGGCGGTGGCGGGCGCGCGGCGCGCACTGGCCAGCGCACTCTTCTAG
- a CDS encoding PadR family transcriptional regulator: MKRSPLAMLLLALLVETPMHPYRMQQVIKERGQDQLVNVAQRNSVYQALDRLVREGLARPGETTREAGRPERTIYEVTEEGSATLRRWLLEMLPTPAREFPEFPVALAFLALISPTETRELLHRRAEAVAERVAAIDAQAPPGLPRLFLLEDEYRAAMLRAELAWLRGVLTDLDNGTLTWDWAMIQATMAQFAD, encoded by the coding sequence ATGAAGCGCTCCCCACTTGCGATGCTGCTGCTGGCGCTGCTGGTGGAGACGCCGATGCACCCGTACCGGATGCAGCAGGTGATCAAGGAGCGCGGCCAGGACCAACTGGTCAACGTGGCCCAGCGCAACAGCGTCTACCAGGCACTCGACCGCCTGGTCCGGGAGGGACTGGCCCGCCCCGGCGAGACCACCCGGGAGGCCGGCCGCCCCGAGCGCACGATCTACGAGGTCACCGAGGAGGGCAGCGCGACGCTCCGGCGCTGGCTGCTGGAGATGCTGCCGACCCCGGCCCGCGAGTTCCCCGAGTTCCCGGTCGCGCTGGCGTTCCTGGCTCTGATCAGCCCCACGGAGACCCGCGAGCTGCTGCACCGGCGCGCCGAGGCGGTCGCGGAGCGGGTCGCCGCGATCGACGCCCAGGCCCCACCCGGGCTGCCCAGGCTGTTCCTGCTGGAGGACGAATATCGCGCGGCGATGCTCCGGGCCGAGTTGGCCTGGCTGCGGGGGGTGCTCACCGACCTGGACAACGGCACCCTGACCTGGGACTGGGCCATGATCCAGGCCACCATGGCCCAGTTCGCCGACTGA
- a CDS encoding acetyl-CoA C-acetyltransferase: protein MGRLLGNLKHLPATALGGHAIAAALARGGVAPDQVQYVIMGQVLQAGCGQIPARQAAVAAGIPMTTPALTINKVCLSGLDAIALADQLIRAGECEIVVAGGMESMTNSPHLINQRQGTKFGDVTVRDHMSLDGLTDPWAGVSMGESTENSGVRLNITRAEQDNWAALSHRRAAAAQAEGRFAEEIVPLPSGDKKAEGPIETDEGVRPGTTGASLAKLRPAFTPDGTITAATASPISDGAAAVVVMSKAKAEELGLSWLAEITAHGNVAGPDSSLQSQPANAIKHALEKARMSVEELDLIEINEAFAQVVIQSMRELKVDEDKVNVNGGAIALGHPIGMSGARLVLTLALELKRRGGGTGAAGLCGGGGQGDALIIKVPS from the coding sequence ATGGGGCGCCTGCTGGGCAACCTCAAACATCTGCCCGCCACCGCCCTCGGCGGGCACGCCATCGCCGCCGCCCTGGCCCGCGGCGGTGTCGCCCCCGACCAGGTGCAGTACGTCATCATGGGCCAGGTGCTCCAGGCCGGCTGCGGGCAGATCCCGGCCCGCCAGGCGGCCGTGGCGGCCGGCATCCCGATGACCACCCCGGCGCTCACCATCAACAAGGTGTGCCTCTCCGGCCTCGACGCGATCGCGCTGGCGGACCAGCTGATCCGGGCCGGCGAGTGCGAGATCGTGGTGGCCGGCGGCATGGAGTCGATGACCAACTCCCCGCACCTGATCAACCAGCGGCAGGGCACCAAGTTCGGCGACGTCACCGTCCGCGACCACATGTCCCTCGACGGGCTGACCGACCCGTGGGCCGGCGTCTCGATGGGCGAGTCCACCGAGAACAGCGGCGTCCGGCTGAACATCACCCGTGCCGAGCAGGACAACTGGGCCGCGCTCAGCCACCGGCGGGCCGCCGCGGCGCAGGCCGAGGGCCGGTTCGCCGAGGAGATCGTCCCGCTGCCCTCCGGCGACAAGAAGGCCGAGGGGCCGATCGAGACCGACGAGGGCGTACGCCCCGGCACCACCGGCGCGTCGCTGGCCAAGCTGCGCCCCGCCTTCACCCCGGACGGCACGATCACCGCGGCCACCGCCTCGCCGATCTCCGACGGCGCCGCCGCGGTCGTGGTGATGAGCAAGGCCAAGGCCGAGGAGTTGGGGCTCAGCTGGCTCGCCGAGATCACCGCCCACGGCAACGTGGCCGGCCCGGACAGCTCGCTCCAGTCCCAGCCGGCCAACGCGATCAAGCACGCGCTGGAGAAGGCCCGGATGAGCGTCGAGGAGCTCGACCTGATCGAGATCAACGAGGCGTTCGCCCAGGTCGTCATCCAGTCGATGCGTGAGCTGAAGGTCGACGAGGACAAGGTCAACGTGAACGGTGGGGCGATCGCTCTCGGTCACCCGATCGGGATGTCCGGCGCCCGGCTGGTGCTGACCCTGGCGCTGGAGCTGAAACGGCGTGGCGGCGGGACCGGCGCGGCGGGTCTCTGCGGTGGTGGCGGTCAGGGCGACGCTCTGATCATTAAAGTACCGTCGTGA
- a CDS encoding acyl-CoA mutase large subunit family protein → MDAADIEAGRERWQRRYDAARKRDADFTTLSGNQVEPVYGPPAGATHPGFERIGWPGEFPYTRGLYPTGYRGRTWTIRQFAGFGNARQTNERYKMILAAGGGGLSVAFDMPTLMGRDSDDAQALGEVGHCGVAIDSAADMDVLFEGIPLQDVTTSMTISGPAVPIFVMYLVAAERQGADLSKLDGTLQTDIFKEYIAQKEWLFAPEPHLRLIGDLMEYCAREIPKYKPLSVSGYHIREAGATAAQELAYTLADGFGYVELGLSRGLDVNQFAPGLSFFFDSHIDFFEEIAKFRAARRIWARHLREEYGATSEKALWLKFHTQTAGVSLTAQQPVNNVVRTAVEALAAVLGGTNSLHTNALDETLALPTDESAEIALRTQQVLMEETGVVNVADPLGGSWYVEALTDRIEAEAEEIFERIRGLGHDGSITAGILRGIEDGWFTAHIAEAAFAYQQALEKNEKRIVGVNAHTGTVAKELEILRVSHEVEVEQRRVLAARRAERDEGRVKNALDELVAVSRTSANMIPAMLEAARAEATLGEICDALRGEWGVYREPARF, encoded by the coding sequence ATGGACGCAGCCGACATCGAGGCCGGGCGCGAGCGCTGGCAGCGCCGCTACGACGCCGCCCGCAAGCGGGACGCCGACTTCACCACGCTCTCCGGCAACCAGGTGGAGCCGGTCTACGGCCCACCCGCCGGGGCCACCCATCCCGGTTTCGAGCGGATCGGCTGGCCCGGCGAGTTTCCGTACACGCGCGGGCTGTACCCGACCGGTTACCGGGGGCGGACCTGGACGATCCGGCAGTTCGCCGGCTTCGGCAACGCCCGGCAGACCAACGAGCGGTACAAGATGATCCTGGCCGCCGGCGGTGGCGGGCTGAGCGTGGCGTTCGACATGCCGACGCTGATGGGCCGCGACTCCGACGACGCGCAGGCGCTCGGCGAGGTCGGCCACTGCGGCGTGGCGATCGACTCGGCGGCCGACATGGACGTGCTGTTCGAGGGCATCCCGCTGCAGGACGTCACCACCAGCATGACCATCTCCGGCCCGGCCGTCCCGATCTTCGTGATGTACCTGGTGGCCGCCGAGCGGCAGGGCGCCGATCTGAGCAAGCTGGACGGCACCCTGCAGACCGACATCTTCAAGGAGTACATCGCGCAGAAGGAGTGGCTCTTCGCACCGGAGCCGCACCTGCGCCTGATCGGCGACCTGATGGAGTACTGCGCCCGCGAGATCCCGAAGTACAAGCCGCTGTCGGTCAGCGGTTACCACATCCGGGAGGCCGGCGCGACCGCCGCGCAGGAGCTGGCGTACACCCTGGCCGACGGTTTCGGGTACGTCGAGCTCGGCCTCTCCCGCGGCCTGGACGTCAACCAGTTCGCCCCCGGCCTGAGCTTCTTCTTCGACTCGCACATCGACTTCTTCGAGGAGATCGCCAAGTTCCGCGCCGCCCGCCGGATCTGGGCCCGGCACCTGCGCGAGGAGTACGGCGCCACCAGCGAGAAAGCACTGTGGCTGAAGTTCCACACGCAGACCGCCGGTGTCTCGCTCACCGCCCAGCAGCCGGTGAACAACGTGGTGCGCACCGCTGTCGAGGCGCTCGCCGCGGTCCTCGGCGGGACGAACTCGCTGCACACCAACGCCCTGGACGAGACGCTCGCGCTGCCCACCGACGAGTCGGCCGAGATCGCCCTGCGCACCCAGCAGGTGCTGATGGAGGAGACCGGGGTGGTCAATGTGGCCGACCCGCTCGGCGGCTCGTGGTACGTGGAGGCGCTCACCGACCGGATCGAGGCCGAGGCCGAGGAGATCTTCGAGCGGATCCGCGGGCTCGGGCACGACGGCAGCATCACCGCCGGCATCCTGCGCGGCATCGAGGACGGCTGGTTCACCGCGCACATCGCCGAGGCCGCGTTCGCGTACCAGCAGGCGCTGGAGAAGAACGAGAAGCGGATCGTCGGGGTCAACGCGCACACCGGCACGGTCGCCAAGGAGCTGGAGATCCTCCGGGTCTCCCACGAGGTCGAGGTGGAGCAGCGGCGGGTGCTGGCCGCGCGCCGGGCGGAGCGTGACGAGGGCCGGGTGAAGAACGCCCTCGATGAGCTCGTCGCGGTCTCCCGGACCTCGGCGAACATGATCCCCGCGATGCTGGAGGCGGCTCGCGCCGAGGCGACTCTCGGCGAGATCTGTGACGCCCTGCGGGGCGAGTGGGGCGTCTATCGGGAGCCGGCCCGCTTCTAG
- a CDS encoding TetR/AcrR family transcriptional regulator: protein MTLRADSARVRARMLAAARARVDTGDLELPMNAVAKEAGVGVGTMYRHFATRQALLEALAAPSLQELVLEAHAAAASPDAGAGLSALIRETLRRQLTDPALALVLASGDVECADTRGLLGHLMTASQEVLTRARAQGAIRADLAPDDLRRLTCGIRYAVSSGSGEDATAALDRYLEILMRGLRP, encoded by the coding sequence GTGACTCTTCGCGCCGACTCGGCCCGGGTACGCGCCCGGATGCTCGCCGCCGCCCGGGCCCGCGTCGACACCGGCGACCTGGAGCTGCCGATGAACGCCGTCGCCAAGGAGGCGGGCGTCGGGGTCGGCACGATGTACCGGCATTTCGCGACCCGGCAGGCGCTGCTCGAGGCGCTGGCCGCGCCGAGCCTCCAGGAGCTCGTCCTGGAGGCACACGCCGCCGCGGCGAGTCCGGATGCCGGCGCCGGGCTGTCGGCTCTGATCCGGGAGACGCTGCGCCGCCAGCTGACCGATCCGGCCCTGGCCCTCGTGCTGGCCTCCGGCGACGTGGAGTGCGCGGACACCCGAGGGCTCCTGGGCCACCTGATGACGGCGTCGCAGGAGGTGCTCACCCGGGCTCGCGCGCAGGGCGCGATCCGGGCCGATCTCGCGCCGGACGATCTGCGCCGGCTGACCTGCGGCATCCGGTACGCGGTGAGCAGCGGCAGCGGTGAGGACGCGACCGCCGCCCTCGACCGCTACCTGGAGATCCTGATGCGGGGCCTGCGCCCCTAG
- the meaB gene encoding methylmalonyl Co-A mutase-associated GTPase MeaB, with the protein MSRLRDVPSLVSKAREGDPRSVARLISLVENGDPALPEVAAAMAPYAGRAQVVGLTGAPGVGKSTTTNELVRALRAAGHRVGVLAVDPSSPFTGGAILGDRVRMQEHTADPGVYIRSMSSRGQLGGLSAATPQAVRVLEGAGCDVVLVETVGVGQAEVEIASLADTTLVLLAPGMGDAIQAVKAGVLEIADVFVINKADRPGADNTYRDIQGMLALGERGAGEWRPQVVRAVAVKGEGVDEVVAAIEKHRAWMTESGELRVRRERRAEAEISALALGTLRARMGDLRGGTALADLAAKVADGALDPYAAADELLAGL; encoded by the coding sequence GTGAGCCGACTCCGCGATGTGCCCTCCCTGGTCAGCAAGGCCCGGGAGGGCGACCCGCGGTCGGTGGCCCGGCTGATCAGCCTGGTGGAGAACGGTGACCCGGCGCTGCCCGAGGTCGCCGCGGCGATGGCGCCCTACGCCGGCCGGGCCCAGGTGGTCGGGCTCACCGGCGCCCCCGGTGTCGGCAAGTCCACCACGACGAACGAGCTGGTCCGGGCGCTGCGTGCGGCCGGCCACCGGGTCGGGGTGTTGGCCGTGGACCCGTCCAGCCCGTTCACCGGCGGCGCGATCCTCGGTGACCGGGTGCGCATGCAGGAGCACACCGCCGACCCGGGCGTGTACATCCGCTCGATGTCCAGTCGCGGACAGCTCGGCGGGCTGTCCGCCGCCACCCCGCAGGCCGTCCGGGTGCTCGAGGGCGCCGGGTGCGACGTGGTGCTGGTCGAGACGGTCGGCGTCGGGCAGGCCGAGGTGGAGATCGCCTCGCTGGCCGACACCACGCTGGTGCTGCTCGCCCCCGGGATGGGTGACGCGATCCAGGCGGTCAAGGCCGGCGTGCTGGAGATCGCGGACGTCTTCGTGATCAACAAGGCGGACCGCCCCGGCGCGGACAACACCTACCGCGACATCCAGGGCATGCTGGCGCTCGGCGAGCGCGGCGCCGGCGAGTGGCGGCCGCAGGTGGTCCGCGCGGTCGCGGTCAAGGGCGAGGGCGTCGACGAGGTGGTCGCCGCGATCGAGAAACACCGCGCCTGGATGACCGAGAGCGGCGAGCTGCGCGTCCGCCGCGAACGCCGCGCCGAGGCGGAGATCTCCGCGCTGGCGCTGGGCACGCTGCGCGCCCGGATGGGCGACCTGCGCGGCGGCACGGCCCTGGCCGATCTGGCGGCGAAGGTCGCGGACGGCGCGCTCGACCCTTACGCCGCCGCCGACGAACTGCTCGCCGGCCTGTAA